The Halomonas sp. KG2 genome contains a region encoding:
- a CDS encoding exodeoxyribonuclease VII small subunit — protein MSDNTPPAQDFAATVSQLETIVERLESGELSLENALTAFEQGVRLTREAQQRLDNAELKVRALSEDRDGKLDVTSFATVPETDNATHHGNDSEETPPW, from the coding sequence ATGAGCGATAACACTCCACCAGCGCAAGATTTCGCCGCAACGGTTTCACAGCTTGAAACCATTGTGGAACGCCTTGAGTCCGGCGAACTCTCATTGGAGAACGCTCTGACCGCGTTTGAACAAGGCGTGCGACTCACGCGTGAAGCCCAGCAGCGGCTCGACAACGCCGAACTAAAAGTTCGCGCATTAAGTGAAGACCGCGATGGTAAGCTTGACGTTACCTCTTTCGCGACGGTTCCAGAAACGGACAATGCCACTCATCACGGCAACGACAGCGAGGAAACGCCGCCATGGTAA
- the ispA gene encoding (2E,6E)-farnesyl diphosphate synthase yields MVTMANASQLATLRHASNARVDATLSALFDSQPAVAPRLEAAMRHGLLVGGKRLRPLLVYLAGNALGARDDALDAPAAAIELIHAYSLIHDDLPAMDDDDLRRGQPTVHKAFDEATAILAGDALQALAFEVLASQPHPRLGSMVTTLAVASGRAGMVAGQALDLAAVGGHPDVDALAHMHAHKTGALIVAAVRLGGLIAVDENDPRLAALIRYARAIGLAFQIHDDVLDVTGDTVTLGKISGADAARAKPTYPSLLGLSGAQHKANMLIEEAIAALAPLGEQGAPLADLAHYMIERDH; encoded by the coding sequence ATGGTAACGATGGCTAATGCTTCTCAACTGGCGACGCTGCGCCACGCGAGTAACGCGCGGGTGGATGCCACACTTTCAGCCTTGTTTGACTCCCAACCAGCCGTCGCGCCACGCCTGGAAGCCGCTATGCGTCACGGCCTATTGGTAGGTGGTAAACGCTTGCGGCCACTGCTGGTATATCTCGCAGGTAACGCGCTAGGGGCGCGGGACGACGCGCTGGATGCCCCTGCAGCAGCCATTGAGCTGATTCATGCGTACTCATTGATTCATGACGATCTGCCAGCCATGGACGATGACGATCTGCGGCGCGGCCAACCCACCGTACATAAAGCGTTCGATGAAGCCACCGCGATTTTAGCGGGAGACGCACTGCAAGCACTGGCCTTTGAGGTGCTTGCCAGCCAGCCTCATCCGCGGCTTGGCAGCATGGTCACTACGCTGGCCGTTGCCTCTGGCCGGGCAGGAATGGTCGCAGGCCAGGCGCTCGACTTAGCCGCCGTAGGTGGCCATCCGGACGTGGATGCCTTGGCTCATATGCATGCCCACAAAACCGGCGCGCTGATTGTAGCCGCAGTGCGCTTAGGCGGCTTAATCGCGGTGGATGAGAACGACCCTCGGCTTGCCGCTCTGATTCGCTACGCCCGCGCCATTGGTCTAGCCTTCCAGATTCATGATGATGTCCTTGATGTGACGGGCGATACCGTCACACTGGGTAAAATCTCTGGCGCTGATGCTGCACGTGCCAAGCCGACTTACCCTAGTTTACTGGGACTTTCCGGCGCACAGCACAAAGCCAATATGCTTATCGAAGAGGCCATTGCCGCCCTCGCCCCGCTTGGCGAGCAAGGCGCACCACTGGCCGATCTTGCCCACTATATGATCGAGCGCGACCACTAA
- the dxs gene encoding 1-deoxy-D-xylulose-5-phosphate synthase produces the protein MPMKLFDEIPRERPVTPLLDSFDHPAALRAMNARQLAQLADELRAYLLYSVGVTGGHFGAGLGVVELTVALHHAFHTPKDRLVWDVGHQAYPHKILTGRREAMLSIRQHGGLAAFPRRAESDYDTFGVGHSSTSISAALGMALAAQAKNDPRRVCAIIGDGALTAGMAFEALAHAGHVNANMLVVLNDNEMSISENVGGIATYLARVLSSKPFLKMREEGKKVLSHLPGALELAKRTEEHMKGMVSPATLFEEMGFHYIGPIDGHDLEALTETLRNLRDQDGPQFLHIKTVKGKGFLPAEADQIGYHAITKLEKPSATANAPLVKPAAAPKAPAKKKYCNVFGDWLCDMAAADSRLMGITPAMGEGSDLIRFSQQYPERYFDVAIAEQHAVTLAAGMACESMKPVVAIYSTFLQRGYDQLIHDVAVQNLDVTFAIDRAGLVGEDGPTHHGSMDLSFLRCIPGMVILAPADEAECRAMLSAAYHHPGPAAVRYPRGTGPGAAIPEHLEPLPIGQAQLRRDAGNEGVRIALLAFGSVNSAAAEVAEKLDATHINMRSIKPLDRDTVLHAADEHELLVTLEENVIAGGAGSAVNELLHAEGVQIEVLNLGLPDTFVEHGTPAELLRDCGLDADGIERAIRARLP, from the coding sequence ATGCCTATGAAGCTGTTCGACGAGATTCCCCGCGAGCGCCCGGTAACGCCGCTGCTCGACTCTTTTGATCATCCCGCTGCGCTGCGGGCCATGAATGCTAGGCAGCTTGCCCAGTTGGCTGACGAACTACGTGCCTACTTGCTATACAGCGTGGGTGTGACAGGCGGCCACTTCGGTGCAGGTCTGGGCGTTGTGGAACTGACCGTAGCGCTGCACCACGCCTTTCATACGCCCAAAGACCGTTTGGTATGGGACGTAGGCCATCAAGCGTATCCGCATAAAATTTTAACTGGGCGACGCGAAGCGATGCTCAGTATTCGCCAGCATGGCGGCCTAGCAGCGTTTCCACGCCGCGCAGAATCTGATTACGATACCTTCGGTGTTGGCCACTCCAGCACGTCGATTTCAGCCGCTTTGGGGATGGCTCTAGCCGCCCAGGCGAAAAACGACCCGCGCCGCGTGTGCGCCATTATTGGCGATGGCGCACTCACTGCGGGAATGGCATTTGAAGCGCTGGCCCATGCAGGCCACGTTAACGCCAATATGCTAGTGGTGCTGAACGACAATGAGATGTCGATCTCGGAAAATGTTGGCGGCATCGCGACCTATCTAGCCCGTGTGCTGTCTAGCAAGCCCTTCCTTAAAATGCGTGAAGAAGGCAAAAAAGTACTCTCCCATCTGCCAGGCGCACTCGAGCTTGCCAAGCGCACCGAAGAGCACATGAAAGGCATGGTGAGCCCTGCCACGCTATTTGAAGAAATGGGCTTTCACTACATCGGTCCGATCGATGGCCACGACTTGGAGGCGCTCACCGAAACATTGCGCAACCTGCGCGACCAGGACGGCCCCCAATTCCTGCATATCAAAACGGTCAAAGGTAAAGGTTTTCTGCCCGCCGAAGCTGACCAGATTGGCTATCACGCCATCACTAAGCTAGAAAAGCCCAGCGCCACTGCCAATGCGCCACTGGTGAAGCCCGCGGCAGCGCCCAAGGCCCCGGCCAAGAAAAAGTACTGCAACGTGTTCGGCGACTGGCTGTGCGATATGGCAGCCGCGGATTCACGGCTGATGGGAATAACCCCCGCGATGGGCGAAGGCTCGGATTTAATTCGCTTCTCCCAGCAGTATCCCGAGCGCTATTTTGATGTCGCGATCGCCGAGCAGCATGCCGTAACGCTCGCTGCGGGCATGGCCTGCGAGAGCATGAAGCCTGTTGTGGCGATCTATTCCACGTTCTTACAGCGCGGCTACGACCAACTTATTCACGATGTTGCCGTCCAGAATCTAGACGTAACCTTTGCGATTGACCGCGCAGGCCTTGTGGGCGAAGACGGGCCAACGCACCACGGCAGCATGGATTTGTCTTTTTTACGTTGCATTCCAGGCATGGTGATTTTAGCCCCTGCTGATGAAGCAGAGTGCCGCGCCATGCTTAGCGCCGCTTACCATCACCCAGGCCCAGCAGCGGTTCGTTACCCGCGTGGCACGGGCCCTGGCGCAGCCATTCCTGAACACTTAGAACCGCTGCCCATTGGCCAAGCACAGCTACGCCGCGACGCTGGGAATGAGGGGGTGCGCATTGCATTGCTGGCATTTGGTAGCGTCAACAGCGCTGCTGCTGAGGTTGCCGAAAAGCTCGACGCAACGCATATCAATATGCGCTCTATCAAGCCACTGGACCGAGACACCGTACTGCATGCCGCCGATGAGCATGAGCTGCTGGTCACGCTGGAAGAGAACGTGATTGCCGGTGGTGCCGGCAGCGCAGTGAACGAGCTGCTGCACGCGGAAGGCGTACAAATCGAGGTGCTTAATTTAGGCCTGCCTGACACCTTTGTTGAACACGGCACCCCCGCAGAGTTGCTACGCGACTGCGGTCTGGATGCCGACGGTATCGAGCGCGCTATTCGTGCTCGTCTCCCGTAA
- the djlA gene encoding co-chaperone DjlA: MLFLIILFGLIGLAVGGPIGLLVGGGLGWWLGRRISRRLNAARTQIQEGFLESIFSVMGCLCQADGKVTDGELGVAEKLFDQMHLQGEQRAKARAAFERGRADDFNLDAELANVNRLTQRQPVLRQVFLQVQLTAIAADGVLHPAEHEMILRVARGVGCSDAEVQQIEAMLHGAAANSQGSSEEALKDAYQVLGVSEDASDAEIKKAYRRLMSQNHPDKLAGKGLPESMREVAQARTSEIGNAYERIRSARDR, translated from the coding sequence ATGCTATTTTTGATTATTTTGTTTGGCCTGATTGGCCTTGCTGTCGGCGGCCCCATTGGCCTGCTGGTAGGCGGTGGGTTGGGCTGGTGGCTAGGGCGACGCATTAGCCGCCGCTTAAACGCTGCCCGCACACAAATCCAAGAAGGCTTTTTAGAGTCGATCTTCTCGGTAATGGGTTGCTTGTGCCAAGCCGACGGTAAAGTCACCGATGGCGAGCTTGGCGTGGCCGAAAAGCTGTTCGACCAAATGCATCTTCAGGGCGAACAGCGGGCCAAAGCGCGAGCCGCCTTCGAGCGCGGACGCGCCGACGACTTCAACTTAGATGCAGAACTGGCGAACGTTAACCGACTGACCCAGCGCCAACCGGTTTTACGCCAGGTGTTTTTGCAGGTTCAGTTAACCGCCATCGCTGCCGACGGCGTACTGCACCCTGCCGAGCACGAGATGATTTTGCGCGTGGCCCGTGGCGTAGGCTGTAGCGACGCCGAAGTGCAGCAGATTGAAGCCATGCTTCACGGTGCCGCCGCGAATTCGCAGGGCTCCAGCGAAGAGGCATTGAAAGACGCCTATCAAGTACTAGGGGTGAGTGAAGACGCCAGCGACGCCGAAATCAAAAAAGCGTACCGCCGCCTAATGAGCCAAAACCACCCCGACAAACTCGCCGGTAAAGGGCTGCCTGAAAGCATGCGTGAAGTGGCCCAGGCACGCACCAGCGAAATTGGCAACGCATACGAACGCATCCGTAGCGCCCGAGACCGGTAG
- a CDS encoding glutathione S-transferase family protein: protein MITNYSFPNSRSLRVTWTLEELGLEYLCQHVALDSGEGQTAEHLARHPDGKVPVIEDGELTLFESAPICRYLAEQYGDGRLLPESAAERAQVDQWLSFIVTEIEQPLWLQAKHKFALPQDQRVPSVLPTAAWEFQRALLALERRYQGQETLVGETFTLADIFLTHTLTWAASMKHRLPEPLAAYRARHAERPALARAVEKEQEAAVDR, encoded by the coding sequence ATGATAACGAACTACAGTTTTCCGAACTCTCGCTCGCTGCGGGTTACCTGGACACTTGAAGAGCTTGGCCTGGAGTACCTCTGCCAGCATGTCGCATTGGATAGCGGCGAAGGACAAACTGCTGAGCATCTAGCCCGCCATCCAGATGGCAAGGTGCCAGTGATTGAAGATGGCGAGCTAACGCTGTTTGAATCGGCACCTATCTGCCGCTATCTAGCCGAGCAATACGGTGATGGCCGCCTTCTGCCAGAAAGCGCCGCTGAGCGAGCGCAAGTCGACCAGTGGCTAAGCTTTATCGTCACCGAAATCGAGCAACCGCTGTGGCTTCAGGCCAAGCATAAATTTGCGCTCCCTCAAGATCAGCGCGTGCCTTCAGTCTTGCCCACCGCCGCCTGGGAATTTCAGCGGGCACTGCTTGCACTAGAACGCCGTTACCAGGGCCAGGAGACGTTAGTCGGCGAGACGTTCACCCTGGCAGATATCTTCCTTACCCATACGTTAACGTGGGCAGCCAGTATGAAACACCGACTGCCTGAACCTCTAGCGGCCTACCGCGCACGTCACGCTGAGCGCCCAGCGTTAGCCCGTGCCGTGGAAAAAGAGCAAGAAGCGGCAGTTGATCGCTAG
- a CDS encoding hemolysin III family protein: protein MTALDEQRCDVLPQEQGEFSIVEEWLHSITHGVGAVLSLVGMVVLLVIASLAAHVDPWKIVSLSLYGTTLVLLYTASTFYHGIAHRRWKQRFQLLDHCAIYLLIAGTYTPFLLVNMRGTTGWILFTAVWSLALVGIGCKLLWPQRFAVLRVAIYLLMGWMIVLASREMAASLSVTGIALLAAGGIIYTLGVIFYAVRAIPYNHAIWHLFVIAGSICHYFAVYSAVLPHGAVT from the coding sequence ATGACAGCTCTAGATGAACAACGGTGTGACGTGCTGCCTCAAGAGCAGGGTGAGTTCAGCATTGTCGAAGAGTGGTTACACAGCATTACCCACGGGGTTGGCGCTGTGCTCAGCTTGGTGGGTATGGTCGTGCTGCTGGTAATAGCGAGCTTAGCCGCCCACGTCGACCCTTGGAAAATTGTCAGCCTGAGCCTGTACGGCACCACGCTAGTCCTGCTTTATACTGCCTCGACTTTCTATCATGGCATTGCTCATCGACGCTGGAAGCAACGCTTCCAGCTGCTTGACCACTGCGCAATTTACTTGCTTATCGCGGGCACTTATACGCCTTTTCTGCTCGTTAATATGCGCGGCACCACGGGCTGGATCTTATTTACCGCCGTGTGGTCGCTCGCGCTAGTGGGAATTGGCTGCAAACTGCTTTGGCCACAGCGTTTCGCGGTACTACGCGTGGCTATCTACTTACTGATGGGCTGGATGATCGTCCTGGCCTCTAGAGAGATGGCAGCCAGTTTATCGGTGACCGGCATCGCTCTGCTTGCCGCAGGGGGAATCATCTACACGCTAGGGGTTATCTTCTATGCCGTGCGTGCCATTCCCTACAATCACGCTATTTGGCATCTGTTTGTGATTGCCGGAAGTATTTGCCACTACTTTGCCGTCTACAGCGCTGTTCTACCTCATGGGGCGGTTACCTAG
- a CDS encoding zinc ribbon domain-containing protein: MPLYDYKCATHGLFHELVPLCEVGDACACPTCGTLSPRVLLVAPQLLTMDPARRSAFARNEKAAHEPRHGNQHSEHEKGCCHKERHKPQVFYTAEGNKMFPSARPWMISH, encoded by the coding sequence ATGCCTCTCTACGACTATAAATGTGCTACCCATGGCTTGTTCCACGAACTGGTTCCACTGTGCGAAGTCGGTGATGCTTGCGCTTGCCCAACTTGTGGAACCTTGTCACCACGAGTATTGCTGGTCGCCCCTCAGTTATTAACGATGGATCCAGCACGGCGCAGTGCCTTTGCACGGAATGAAAAAGCCGCACACGAGCCCAGACATGGCAACCAGCATAGTGAGCACGAAAAAGGTTGTTGTCATAAAGAACGTCATAAGCCCCAGGTATTTTATACGGCGGAAGGTAATAAAATGTTCCCTTCCGCACGGCCTTGGATGATAAGTCATTAA
- a CDS encoding acetamidase/formamidase family protein, translating to MAETIIKIDLKQSPYENEQIHNRWHPDIPMACMVKPGDDFIVECHDWTGGQIHNNDSADDVRDVDLTQVHFLSGPVGVEGAEPGDLLVVDILDIGTFEESQWGFNGFFSKQNGGGFLTEHFPEAQKSIWDFNGMFTKSRHIPGVEFAGLIHPGLIGCLPSKEMLAEWNKREKALYDTEPDRIPQLAALPYADTAHMGKLSGTAKQQAAAEGARTVPPREHGGNCDIKDLSRGSTIYFPVYVKDGGLSVGDLHFSQGDGEITFCGAIEMAGWIHLRVNLIKGGMEKYAIKNPIFKPSPITPKYDDYLIFEGVSVDEQGKQHYLDVHVAYRQAVLNAIEYLKKFGYTGAQAYSLLGCAPVQGHISGVVDIPNACATLWLPTDIFDIDVKPNANGPGAQVAQGADLPLSKDK from the coding sequence ATGGCTGAAACAATTATTAAAATTGACCTTAAACAATCACCTTACGAGAACGAACAGATCCATAATCGCTGGCATCCCGATATACCCATGGCCTGCATGGTAAAGCCTGGCGACGACTTTATCGTTGAGTGTCATGACTGGACTGGCGGGCAAATTCATAACAATGATAGCGCCGACGATGTACGCGATGTTGACTTAACCCAGGTTCACTTTTTATCAGGTCCCGTGGGGGTTGAAGGTGCTGAGCCTGGCGATTTGTTGGTGGTCGATATTCTTGATATTGGTACCTTTGAGGAGAGTCAGTGGGGGTTCAATGGCTTTTTTTCTAAACAGAATGGCGGTGGTTTTTTAACCGAGCACTTCCCAGAGGCTCAAAAGTCGATTTGGGACTTTAATGGCATGTTCACCAAATCCCGACATATTCCTGGTGTCGAGTTTGCTGGTTTAATCCATCCGGGCTTGATTGGTTGCCTACCGTCAAAAGAGATGTTGGCTGAATGGAATAAGCGAGAAAAAGCACTTTACGATACCGAGCCTGACCGTATCCCCCAGTTAGCCGCGCTGCCCTACGCCGATACGGCGCATATGGGTAAATTATCAGGCACTGCAAAGCAACAAGCTGCCGCTGAAGGCGCGCGAACAGTGCCGCCCCGTGAGCATGGTGGTAATTGTGATATCAAAGACTTATCGCGTGGGTCGACAATTTATTTTCCTGTGTACGTTAAAGATGGTGGCTTGTCGGTAGGCGACCTGCACTTTAGCCAAGGTGATGGGGAAATCACCTTTTGTGGCGCCATTGAGATGGCTGGTTGGATCCACTTGCGGGTTAACCTGATCAAAGGCGGGATGGAGAAGTACGCCATCAAGAACCCTATTTTCAAGCCAAGTCCTATCACGCCGAAATACGATGATTACCTGATTTTTGAAGGGGTATCGGTAGACGAACAGGGCAAGCAGCACTACCTGGATGTGCATGTGGCTTATCGTCAGGCCGTTCTCAATGCCATCGAATATCTCAAAAAGTTTGGTTACACCGGTGCTCAAGCCTACTCGCTGCTAGGCTGCGCGCCCGTACAAGGGCATATCAGTGGCGTTGTCGATATTCCCAATGCTTGCGCAACACTTTGGCTGCCAACGGATATTTTTGATATTGATGTGAAGCCGAATGCCAATGGGCCTGGAGCGCAAGTCGCCCAGGGAGCTGATCTGCCGCTCTCCAAGGACAAGTAG
- the ribA gene encoding GTP cyclohydrolase II has product MTIRFIAASRLPTPWATFTMHGFEDEATGKDHIALTLGDVSGGEPVLGRVHSECLTGDALFSMRCDCGYQLQEALKRIAEEGRGVLFYLRQEGRGIGLLNKIRAYHLQDQGADTVEANEQLGFGADMRRYDLCVPMLNHLGITALKLMTNNPRKVDALTRDGVNVVERLPITTGLNPHNEHYLSTKAGKLGHMMALDDFTQASDVDIERKG; this is encoded by the coding sequence GTGACCATTCGCTTCATTGCCGCTTCCCGGCTGCCCACACCTTGGGCCACATTCACCATGCACGGCTTCGAAGACGAAGCCACGGGTAAAGACCATATCGCCTTAACGCTAGGTGATGTGAGCGGCGGCGAGCCAGTACTGGGGCGCGTGCATTCTGAATGTTTAACCGGCGATGCGCTGTTTTCCATGCGCTGCGACTGCGGCTATCAGTTACAAGAAGCGCTCAAGCGTATTGCTGAAGAAGGGCGTGGCGTGCTGTTTTACCTGCGCCAGGAGGGGCGAGGTATTGGGCTGCTGAATAAAATTCGCGCTTATCATCTGCAAGACCAAGGTGCTGACACGGTTGAAGCCAACGAACAGCTTGGTTTTGGTGCGGACATGCGTCGCTATGACCTGTGTGTGCCGATGCTTAACCACTTGGGTATTACGGCATTAAAACTGATGACCAATAACCCTCGAAAGGTGGATGCCTTAACCCGGGATGGCGTGAATGTGGTTGAGCGCCTGCCGATTACCACAGGCCTAAACCCCCATAATGAGCACTATCTCTCCACCAAAGCGGGCAAACTTGGCCATATGATGGCGCTGGACGATTTTACCCAAGCCAGCGACGTCGATATTGAACGTAAAGGGTGA
- the hemE gene encoding uroporphyrinogen decarboxylase produces the protein MTTTPLQNDRFLRALARQPVDRTPVWMMRQAGRYLPEYRASRADAGSFMDLCRNHDLACEVTLQPLERYPLDAAILFSDILTIPDAMGLGLYFETGEGPKFRKTVRTPEEVAALTVPNAERDLDYVMRAVSTIRRELNGRMPLIGFSGSPWTLATYMVEGGSSKDFRHLKTMLYDTPDTMHQLLDTLAQSVTDYLNAQIRAGAQAVQIFDTWGGALSTPAYLEFSLRYMEQIVSGLIREHDGRRVPVILFTKNGGQWLEHIACAGADALGIDWSTELSDARSRVGHKVALQGNLDPNVLFARPSAIRAEVARVLESYGHGPGHVFNLGHGISQFTNPDHVTAFMEALHDLSPQYHQGIPTQTNAPRPGAK, from the coding sequence ATGACCACCACACCTTTGCAAAACGACCGTTTTCTTCGTGCGCTGGCTCGCCAGCCTGTCGACCGCACTCCGGTGTGGATGATGCGCCAAGCAGGCCGATACCTGCCAGAATATCGCGCCAGCCGCGCCGATGCTGGCAGTTTTATGGATCTGTGTCGCAACCATGACCTAGCTTGTGAAGTAACGCTACAGCCCCTTGAGCGTTACCCACTAGATGCCGCCATTCTATTCTCCGACATCCTCACCATCCCAGATGCGATGGGGCTAGGGCTTTATTTCGAAACCGGTGAAGGTCCGAAATTCAGAAAAACCGTGCGCACTCCAGAAGAGGTTGCAGCGTTAACGGTACCCAACGCCGAGCGCGATCTCGATTATGTGATGCGCGCCGTATCGACCATTCGTCGTGAGCTGAACGGTCGCATGCCGTTGATCGGCTTTTCGGGTAGCCCCTGGACGCTAGCCACCTACATGGTGGAAGGCGGTTCTAGCAAAGATTTCCGCCATCTGAAAACCATGCTTTACGATACGCCAGACACCATGCACCAATTGCTGGATACCCTGGCGCAGTCGGTAACCGACTACCTAAACGCGCAAATTCGCGCGGGCGCTCAAGCAGTACAGATTTTTGATACCTGGGGCGGTGCGCTTTCAACCCCCGCCTACCTGGAATTTTCGCTGCGCTACATGGAGCAAATTGTCTCCGGCCTGATTCGTGAGCACGATGGCCGCCGCGTGCCGGTTATTCTGTTTACCAAAAATGGCGGCCAATGGTTGGAACACATCGCCTGTGCCGGAGCCGATGCGCTTGGTATCGATTGGTCGACCGAACTTTCCGACGCCCGCTCTCGCGTGGGCCATAAAGTCGCGCTGCAGGGTAATCTCGACCCCAACGTGCTGTTCGCCCGCCCCTCGGCCATTCGCGCCGAAGTGGCTCGCGTACTGGAGAGCTATGGCCACGGCCCGGGCCACGTCTTTAACTTGGGCCATGGCATCAGCCAGTTCACCAACCCCGATCACGTCACCGCCTTTATGGAGGCGCTGCACGATTTAAGCCCGCAGTATCATCAAGGCATTCCTACCCAAACGAACGCCCCGCGCCCAGGAGCCAAGTAA
- the speE gene encoding polyamine aminopropyltransferase: MSDLRDDQWFTEVFDSHGSAFSLKVTEKLLDVQSPYQHLEVYTTETYGNLMVLDGCVMLTDRDNFLYHEMIAHPALFTHQDPKRVVIIGGGDCGTLKEVLRHPGVEKVTQIDIDEEVTKAAERFFPALVEANGDPRAELLFADGVKWVDDAADESIDVLIIDSTDPVGPAEGLFKTDFLKRCHRILKNGGVMVQQSESPLYHSGSIIRELRNDMREAGFDSVATLPFPQPVYPSGWWSVTLAGKATSVESFREQAAAEHKMPLQYYTGDAHRGALSLPPFMRKAFA, encoded by the coding sequence ATGAGCGATTTACGCGACGACCAGTGGTTTACCGAAGTATTTGATAGCCACGGCAGCGCTTTCTCGCTGAAAGTCACTGAGAAATTGCTGGATGTGCAAAGCCCCTACCAGCACCTGGAAGTGTATACCACAGAGACCTACGGCAACCTGATGGTGCTCGATGGCTGCGTGATGCTGACCGATCGCGACAACTTCCTCTATCACGAAATGATAGCCCACCCAGCACTGTTCACCCATCAAGACCCCAAACGGGTAGTGATTATTGGTGGTGGCGACTGCGGCACGTTAAAAGAGGTGTTACGTCACCCTGGTGTTGAAAAAGTGACGCAAATCGACATCGATGAAGAAGTGACCAAGGCCGCCGAGCGCTTCTTCCCAGCGTTGGTAGAAGCTAACGGCGACCCGCGTGCCGAGCTGCTGTTTGCGGATGGTGTGAAGTGGGTAGACGACGCTGCCGATGAGAGCATCGACGTGCTGATTATCGACTCTACCGACCCGGTCGGCCCCGCCGAAGGGCTATTTAAAACCGACTTCCTGAAGCGTTGCCACCGTATTCTAAAAAATGGCGGCGTGATGGTGCAGCAAAGCGAATCACCGCTTTACCACAGCGGCTCTATTATTCGCGAACTGCGTAACGACATGCGTGAAGCGGGCTTTGATAGCGTGGCCACACTGCCCTTCCCACAGCCGGTTTACCCTTCTGGCTGGTGGAGCGTCACGTTGGCCGGCAAAGCGACCAGCGTTGAAAGCTTCCGCGAACAAGCTGCCGCTGAACATAAAATGCCGCTACAGTACTACACTGGTGATGCTCACCGTGGTGCACTATCGCTGCCGCCTTTTATGCGTAAAGCCTTCGCATAA
- a CDS encoding amino acid ABC transporter substrate-binding protein yields the protein MKTVRWLGVGIGVLVPAMAMASTLETVQERDRVRCGVNAAQPGFSSLDDDDQYRGLDTDVCRAIAAAALGDATKVDFVPLDSVERFTALQSGEVDVLSRTTTWTSSRDTTMGMNFTGVSYYDGQAFMVASDLGVQSAKELDGAAVCTQSGTTSELNLSDYFRINGMTYDAVVFDAPEQSIAGFEAGRCDVLSSDASQLYAQRMQLADPDMAVVLPEIISKEPLGPAVRQNDDQWFNLVKWSLFAMLNAEELGITQANVDEQLNSENPDVMRLLGQDGDFGEPMGISTDWAYQIIKQVGNYADIFDRNVGADSDFKIARGLNALWKDGGIQYAPPIR from the coding sequence ATGAAAACCGTTCGTTGGTTGGGAGTAGGAATTGGTGTTTTAGTACCTGCGATGGCCATGGCCAGCACGCTGGAAACCGTTCAGGAACGCGATCGCGTACGTTGTGGCGTTAACGCTGCCCAACCAGGCTTTTCGTCATTAGATGACGACGACCAATACCGAGGCCTGGATACCGATGTATGCCGTGCCATAGCCGCTGCGGCGCTTGGCGACGCGACAAAAGTAGATTTCGTGCCACTCGACTCGGTAGAACGCTTCACCGCGCTGCAGTCTGGCGAAGTCGATGTCCTATCACGCACCACGACTTGGACCTCGAGCCGTGACACGACGATGGGGATGAACTTTACCGGCGTAAGTTACTACGATGGCCAAGCCTTTATGGTGGCCAGCGACCTAGGCGTGCAAAGCGCCAAAGAGCTTGATGGCGCGGCAGTTTGTACCCAGTCTGGCACCACCAGCGAACTCAATCTTTCTGATTACTTTCGCATCAACGGCATGACTTATGATGCTGTCGTTTTTGATGCGCCTGAACAGTCTATTGCGGGCTTTGAAGCAGGCCGTTGCGATGTTTTAAGCTCCGATGCTTCCCAACTGTATGCCCAGCGGATGCAGCTTGCTGATCCCGACATGGCGGTCGTGCTCCCTGAAATTATCTCGAAAGAGCCGCTGGGCCCAGCCGTTCGTCAAAATGATGACCAATGGTTCAATCTTGTGAAGTGGTCGCTGTTTGCCATGCTAAATGCGGAAGAGCTGGGCATTACACAAGCTAACGTAGATGAACAGCTTAATTCGGAGAATCCTGATGTCATGCGCCTGCTTGGTCAAGATGGTGACTTTGGCGAGCCGATGGGCATCAGTACCGATTGGGCGTACCAAATCATCAAGCAGGTGGGTAACTACGCCGATATCTTTGATAGAAACGTCGGTGCCGACTCTGACTTCAAGATTGCCAGAGGCTTAAACGCCTTGTGGAAAGACGGTGGCATTCAATACGCACCACCTATTCGTTAA